One genomic segment of Paenibacillus sp. FSL H8-0332 includes these proteins:
- a CDS encoding discoidin domain-containing protein, translating to MDLSSLSAAKDAGPEMPEGTVLWKLGKHDGSAAEFKAAGSSGVKKTLSMASSTARSAELKSLPSGLHGETNPELRIQYELDKIPEHGVLFRVSIIDAYKSVPQMSVFSNRQLSGIIQIAGIAGTGSKYDFRKTYELYIPKEQLISGTNELTLRTARGIYSSEAEDKYNWWTWDNLSLEALKSPIKEPIHGSYTLTGTVVNNKQFYFDEGAVTHLPYIMKWLGVAYSGNIMRTSCASDVGRSCENMEEYYKVLKDYNMQAVALYLYTGDIKLKADGSLPEDAEKKLTEYFQKYSPYFQYYEVDNEPGLFNRSKAVNLAIAEWLNSKGKTIAPHLQTVAPGWAYWPGYSEDSCGNQKGATKQCGDPDGWERDPKQRDELEAVTDLTNGHSYGDSYIFGQGGSFTENLKTFGGSVDGLSKKMLATEFGTSDSHLDAYQYGATERTSAVFDRIMRAHLGYADMFVQHAAFFKNFSLFKYGFNLEDHDPATTEIYYTKEGEESRVSIMRRLDLAYATHGAPLTYQISNKEELKDKLVYVRAVDTSTLEPLAGTKATSNKVLVNVVNFERTEQTVKFKVTMPKKKEYEGERFGKGDTYEEARSYVSGRAASPELEFTETLAPGEGVQYILEPSSEVADVAPQGLKATAVKGLSMQLNWLEAPGASYEVLRADGPEEKLKVIATAVKGTEYQDSKLKEGTLYTYAVRVSGSGVMSEQTQITATGLVPLDRAGWKVTSSVNKEASNPAGAIDGDRRTRWDTVKHQASGEYFQIDLGAAHTVEAIDMDYPLSPYDYPRGYTVQVSDDAKSWRQVAAGKGQLEKTKISFTPVKTRHIKITQTGSGGNYWSIQELQVYSRE from the coding sequence GTGGATCTGTCTTCATTGTCAGCGGCCAAGGATGCCGGTCCTGAGATGCCGGAAGGAACTGTTCTATGGAAGCTTGGCAAGCATGACGGCTCTGCCGCTGAGTTCAAGGCGGCAGGGTCAAGCGGGGTGAAGAAGACGCTCAGCATGGCTTCATCCACTGCCAGGTCGGCAGAACTGAAGTCGCTGCCCTCCGGCCTGCACGGGGAGACCAACCCGGAGCTGCGGATTCAGTATGAGCTGGATAAGATCCCGGAGCACGGGGTCTTATTTCGCGTCAGCATTATCGATGCCTACAAATCCGTACCCCAGATGAGCGTATTCTCCAACCGTCAGCTCTCAGGCATTATCCAGATTGCCGGGATTGCCGGAACAGGCAGTAAGTACGACTTCCGCAAAACCTATGAGCTGTACATTCCCAAAGAGCAGCTCATCAGCGGCACCAACGAGTTGACGCTGCGGACGGCCAGGGGAATCTATTCCTCAGAGGCTGAGGATAAGTACAACTGGTGGACATGGGATAATCTCAGTCTGGAGGCGCTGAAGTCTCCGATTAAGGAGCCGATTCACGGCAGCTATACGCTGACCGGGACGGTGGTGAATAACAAGCAGTTTTATTTTGACGAGGGTGCAGTTACGCATCTGCCCTATATTATGAAGTGGCTGGGCGTAGCCTATAGCGGCAATATCATGCGGACCAGTTGTGCCAGCGATGTGGGCCGCTCGTGTGAGAATATGGAGGAGTACTACAAGGTCCTGAAGGATTACAATATGCAGGCCGTAGCGCTCTATCTGTACACCGGCGATATCAAGCTGAAGGCGGACGGATCGCTGCCCGAGGATGCCGAGAAGAAGCTGACGGAATATTTCCAGAAGTACAGCCCATACTTCCAGTATTACGAGGTGGATAACGAACCGGGCCTGTTCAACCGATCCAAAGCGGTCAATCTGGCCATAGCCGAGTGGCTGAACAGCAAGGGTAAGACGATCGCACCGCATCTGCAGACGGTTGCACCCGGATGGGCCTACTGGCCGGGCTACAGCGAAGACTCGTGCGGCAATCAGAAGGGGGCGACTAAGCAGTGCGGAGACCCGGACGGCTGGGAACGCGACCCGAAGCAGCGCGATGAGCTTGAAGCGGTAACGGATCTGACGAATGGCCATTCTTATGGGGATTCCTATATTTTCGGACAGGGCGGGAGCTTCACGGAGAACCTGAAGACCTTCGGGGGCTCGGTAGACGGCCTTAGCAAAAAAATGCTCGCCACCGAGTTCGGCACCTCAGACTCCCATTTGGACGCCTATCAATATGGGGCCACGGAGCGGACCTCGGCGGTGTTCGACCGGATTATGCGGGCGCATCTCGGCTATGCCGATATGTTCGTGCAGCATGCCGCCTTCTTCAAGAATTTCAGCCTGTTCAAATACGGATTCAATCTGGAGGACCATGATCCGGCCACTACAGAGATTTACTACACCAAGGAAGGCGAAGAATCCCGCGTCAGTATCATGCGCAGGCTGGATCTGGCTTATGCTACACACGGCGCTCCGCTGACCTACCAGATCAGCAATAAGGAGGAGCTGAAGGATAAGCTGGTCTACGTAAGAGCAGTGGACACCTCCACGCTTGAGCCGCTGGCGGGCACCAAGGCAACGTCCAACAAGGTGCTGGTGAATGTCGTCAATTTCGAGCGGACCGAGCAGACCGTCAAGTTCAAGGTCACTATGCCGAAGAAGAAGGAGTACGAAGGAGAACGGTTCGGCAAAGGTGATACTTATGAAGAGGCGCGCAGTTATGTATCCGGCAGAGCCGCTTCGCCGGAGCTGGAATTCACAGAGACGCTGGCCCCGGGAGAAGGCGTGCAGTATATCCTGGAGCCTTCCTCCGAGGTGGCGGATGTAGCGCCGCAAGGCCTGAAGGCGACTGCCGTCAAGGGATTATCGATGCAGCTGAACTGGCTGGAAGCCCCCGGAGCAAGCTATGAAGTGCTCCGGGCGGACGGCCCGGAGGAGAAGCTGAAGGTCATCGCCACAGCAGTGAAGGGAACGGAGTACCAGGACAGCAAGCTGAAGGAAGGAACACTTTATACTTATGCTGTAAGAGTGTCCGGCTCTGGCGTAATGTCAGAGCAGACACAGATTACAGCAACCGGACTTGTCCCGCTGGACCGGGCAGGCTGGAAGGTGACGTCCAGTGTAAATAAGGAGGCTTCCAATCCGGCAGGTGCTATTGACGGAGACCGGCGGACCCGCTGGGATACGGTCAAGCATCAGGCTTCGGGGGAGTACTTCCAGATTGATCTGGGCGCAGCACATACGGTAGAAGCTATAGATATGGATTATCCTTTGTCGCCATACGACTATCCGCGCGGCTACACTGTCCAGGTATCGGATGATGCCAAGAGCTGGAGACAGGTCGCAGCGGGCAAAGGACAGCTGGAGAAGACCAAAATTAGTTTCACCCCGGTCAAGACCCGGCATATCAAGATTACCCAGACCGGCTCCGGCGGCAATTATTGGTCTATTCAGGAGCTGCAGGTGTATTCAAGAGAATGA
- a CDS encoding potassium/proton antiporter encodes MTHLADQIILLLAALLLIAVLSTKFSTRFGMPALVLFIAAGMVLSHFIYFNNASLTQIAGIFALVVILFEGGMQTSMKDIRPILKPALSLATLGVLLTTVIVGIFAKFILGVPWAESFLFGAIVGSTDAAAVFSVLGGKNIDKRLTSTLEAESGSNDPMAVFLTVSLIEWVQHPDTAVWSLVLSFFWEMGVGLLVGIVIGKLAVYLINRINLDSTGLYPVMAVGFAVLTYGVSAMVHSSGLLAVYVMGLVLGNSELMYHRTIMNFNHGFAWMMQIAMFILLGMLVFPQELAAVAWQGLLLSVILMVIARPLGVFLSLLLSRFSFREKTLISWAGLRGAVPIVLATYPLLAGLPQGRLFFNVVFFVVLTSAVIQGTTISPLASRLRLVGREPVSQPSLMELVALGKTDSEFNHIGIERHMPIAGRQIAEIGLPDDILFTAIIRNKAIVTPHGSTVIEPGDTVYVLSPKSKREEMRAIFRSGQGRAAETDIPSV; translated from the coding sequence ATGACTCATCTTGCAGATCAAATCATCCTGCTGCTGGCGGCTTTGCTGCTAATCGCCGTGCTTTCCACCAAATTCTCCACCCGTTTTGGCATGCCCGCACTGGTCCTGTTTATTGCAGCCGGTATGGTACTCAGTCATTTCATTTATTTCAACAATGCTTCGCTCACGCAAATTGCCGGTATTTTTGCCCTGGTGGTCATTCTGTTTGAGGGCGGCATGCAGACGAGCATGAAGGATATCCGCCCGATTCTGAAACCGGCGTTGTCACTGGCTACACTCGGAGTACTGCTGACTACAGTCATCGTCGGTATTTTCGCAAAATTTATACTCGGTGTGCCCTGGGCGGAGAGCTTCCTCTTCGGGGCCATTGTCGGCTCCACAGATGCGGCGGCGGTATTCTCCGTGCTGGGCGGCAAAAATATCGACAAACGGCTGACCTCAACGCTTGAAGCCGAATCCGGCAGCAATGATCCGATGGCTGTATTCCTTACTGTGTCGCTGATTGAATGGGTGCAGCATCCCGATACCGCAGTATGGAGCCTGGTGCTGTCGTTCTTCTGGGAGATGGGGGTAGGACTGCTGGTCGGGATCGTTATCGGCAAACTGGCAGTGTATTTGATCAACCGGATTAATCTGGACTCCACCGGGCTGTATCCGGTCATGGCGGTCGGCTTCGCAGTTCTGACTTACGGGGTCTCGGCTATGGTACACAGCAGCGGCCTGCTTGCCGTCTATGTCATGGGGCTGGTGCTGGGGAATTCCGAGCTGATGTACCACCGCACCATTATGAACTTCAATCATGGCTTTGCCTGGATGATGCAGATTGCCATGTTCATTCTGCTCGGGATGCTGGTCTTTCCGCAAGAGCTGGCGGCTGTTGCCTGGCAGGGGCTGCTGCTGTCGGTCATCCTGATGGTTATAGCCAGGCCGCTCGGCGTATTCCTTAGCCTGCTCTTGTCCCGGTTCTCCTTCCGTGAAAAGACACTGATCTCCTGGGCCGGGCTCCGGGGAGCCGTCCCGATTGTCCTGGCGACCTACCCGCTGCTCGCGGGGCTTCCCCAGGGCAGGCTGTTCTTCAATGTCGTATTCTTCGTTGTCCTGACCTCGGCAGTGATTCAGGGGACAACCATTTCGCCCCTGGCCTCACGGCTGAGGCTGGTGGGCCGGGAGCCTGTGTCCCAGCCCTCCTTGATGGAGCTGGTAGCGCTCGGGAAGACCGATTCTGAATTCAACCACATCGGAATCGAGCGGCACATGCCGATCGCCGGGAGGCAGATTGCCGAGATCGGCCTGCCGGACGATATTCTGTTCACGGCAATTATACGGAACAAAGCAATCGTGACGCCGCATGGCAGCACGGTTATTGAGCCCGGAGATACGGTATATGTGCTTAGCCCCAAGAGCAAGCGGGAGGAGATGCGTGCCATCTTCCGCAGCGGACAGGGACGGGCGGCAGAGACGGATATCCCTTCCGTATAA
- a CDS encoding Dps family protein yields the protein MSTQVNSHTALYAALNRQTANWTLLGVKLHHYHWYVSGTQFFTLHEKFEELYNEAAGYVDELAERLLAIGGRPASTMAEYLKLSSLKEAAGGESAKEMVAQLVQDFTAVAEELKQGITYAEEASDQPTADLLTGIRTSVEKTSWMLNAYLEI from the coding sequence ATGAGTACACAAGTTAACAGCCACACAGCACTGTATGCTGCCCTGAATCGTCAGACCGCGAACTGGACTTTGCTTGGAGTGAAGCTGCATCACTACCACTGGTATGTCAGTGGAACTCAATTCTTCACGCTGCATGAGAAATTCGAAGAGCTGTACAACGAAGCTGCGGGTTATGTGGATGAGCTGGCTGAGCGGCTGCTCGCTATCGGCGGACGCCCTGCTTCTACTATGGCAGAGTACCTGAAGCTCTCCAGCCTGAAGGAAGCTGCCGGCGGTGAGAGTGCGAAGGAAATGGTTGCACAGCTGGTTCAAGATTTCACTGCCGTAGCTGAAGAGCTGAAGCAGGGCATCACTTACGCAGAGGAGGCCAGCGACCAGCCTACCGCTGATTTGCTGACCGGAATCCGGACAAGTGTAGAGAAGACATCCTGGATGCTGAACGCTTACCTGGAAATATAA
- a CDS encoding AIM24 family protein translates to MNIDIQDEGDSGSGQAVAFTVQENEEVHVLHPQQIIAYQGPSAGRADRFMDVKGMYRKRKLIRADLTGPCRFTAALPPGYRVKTIQLDSKSDLLYDFRHLFFYSKGVSMQTRVLSMKNMLITRDIVKVKFSGRGSIGILTEGTVCEAELHPFDPLYVDAGSIIAYPENAKLELTVYGNHLASQHMSYHWKMTGHGPVLFQAGRQSRRFERDNNEDGIIKRFLREALPFGGVFIK, encoded by the coding sequence ATGAATATTGACATTCAGGATGAAGGCGACAGCGGCAGCGGACAGGCGGTTGCTTTTACCGTTCAGGAGAACGAGGAGGTTCACGTGCTGCATCCGCAGCAGATTATTGCCTACCAGGGCCCTTCGGCGGGACGGGCCGACCGGTTCATGGATGTGAAGGGCATGTACCGCAAGCGCAAGCTGATCCGGGCGGATCTGACCGGCCCTTGCCGGTTCACAGCTGCGCTGCCGCCGGGCTACCGGGTTAAGACCATCCAGCTCGACAGCAAAAGTGATCTGCTCTACGATTTCAGGCATCTCTTCTTCTACAGCAAGGGTGTCTCCATGCAGACGAGAGTGCTTAGCATGAAGAATATGCTGATTACCCGGGATATCGTCAAGGTCAAATTCTCCGGCCGCGGCAGCATTGGCATTCTGACGGAGGGCACGGTCTGCGAAGCCGAGCTGCATCCCTTCGATCCGTTGTACGTGGATGCCGGCAGTATTATCGCTTATCCTGAGAATGCCAAGCTTGAGCTGACGGTCTATGGCAACCATCTCGCCAGCCAGCATATGAGCTATCACTGGAAGATGACCGGCCACGGGCCTGTGCTGTTCCAGGCCGGACGCCAGAGCAGACGCTTCGAGCGCGACAATAATGAAGACGGCATTATCAAGCGCTTCTTGCGGGAAGCCCTGCCCTTCGGCGGGGTATTTATTAAGTAA
- a CDS encoding M50 family metallopeptidase, with protein MNRWLKTLLFLAGSALMTRFIPFSSLFRNLDTMFHEFGHALMTLLLSGNVLRIELYSDHSGVTYSAIAAGGKAILVSLAGYPLASLFALLLFYFYSRDKREWGLVLASLVALIMLVLYVRGGFGMIWLSGFILLNAAMLFLWPKVSKVYYLFLAFLTLEESVMGTLFLVYASVVTPSRAGDAANLSRLTILPAPVWSLLFFLFALLCATWALGLFFRHEQAGRRARRL; from the coding sequence ATGAATAGATGGCTCAAAACACTGTTGTTCCTGGCAGGCTCCGCCCTGATGACCCGGTTTATTCCGTTCTCCTCCTTATTCCGTAATCTGGATACGATGTTCCATGAGTTCGGCCATGCCCTGATGACCCTGCTGCTCTCCGGCAACGTGCTGCGCATTGAGCTGTACTCCGATCACAGCGGTGTGACCTATTCGGCGATTGCTGCCGGAGGCAAGGCGATCCTGGTGTCGCTGGCGGGTTATCCTCTGGCTTCACTGTTCGCGTTGCTGCTCTTCTATTTCTATAGTAGAGATAAGCGGGAATGGGGGCTTGTTCTGGCCAGCCTGGTTGCGCTGATTATGCTTGTCCTGTACGTGCGGGGCGGCTTCGGAATGATTTGGCTGAGCGGCTTCATTCTGCTGAATGCTGCGATGCTGTTTCTTTGGCCGAAGGTCAGCAAGGTGTACTATTTATTTCTTGCGTTCCTGACCCTGGAGGAGTCCGTGATGGGGACCCTATTCCTGGTCTATGCTTCCGTCGTGACACCTTCCCGTGCAGGGGATGCGGCGAATCTGTCCAGATTGACCATTTTACCGGCCCCCGTGTGGTCACTGCTGTTCTTCCTCTTTGCACTGCTATGTGCAACCTGGGCCCTTGGACTGTTTTTCCGGCACGAGCAGGCGGGCAGACGGGCCAGAAGGCTATAA